A genomic segment from Pollutimonas thiosulfatoxidans encodes:
- a CDS encoding biotin--[acetyl-CoA-carboxylase] ligase — translation MIATPPQPLPDPSHLAADLAAALPAFKQVQWVQTTDSTNGDLLAMARADRGPQARPWLLGAHLQERGRGRAGRRWQNRPGANLMFSCAFDVFLSPRQLPALSPLAGLAACEALRELITPEQRLHMAMKWPNDVQWKRAKLAGILVELTRAGTSRLSNDHYVAIIGMGVNLDDARALSQSLNRQIADWAEVARDDPGAATATPVDLVSRIAMAWYDSLNQVTAHGFDAIPERYAHVDALAGQHINVLDDGRILQAGIACGVNTFGQLMLRTPSEEIPISIGEISVRPQTALP, via the coding sequence ATGATCGCCACACCGCCACAGCCCCTGCCCGATCCCAGTCACTTGGCGGCCGACCTTGCCGCTGCGCTACCGGCGTTCAAACAGGTGCAATGGGTACAGACCACCGACTCGACCAATGGCGATTTGCTTGCCATGGCGCGCGCCGACCGGGGCCCGCAGGCACGGCCGTGGCTGCTGGGCGCGCATTTGCAAGAGCGTGGACGCGGGCGGGCCGGTCGCCGCTGGCAAAACCGGCCAGGCGCCAATTTGATGTTCTCTTGCGCGTTCGATGTATTCCTGTCGCCACGACAGCTGCCAGCGCTATCGCCGCTGGCTGGCTTGGCTGCCTGCGAAGCGCTGCGCGAACTGATTACGCCGGAGCAGCGGCTGCACATGGCCATGAAATGGCCTAACGACGTGCAATGGAAACGCGCCAAGCTGGCGGGCATTCTTGTAGAGCTGACTCGGGCCGGCACCTCGCGCCTGTCCAACGACCACTATGTGGCCATTATCGGCATGGGCGTAAACCTGGACGACGCACGGGCCCTCAGCCAGTCCCTCAACCGGCAAATTGCCGATTGGGCCGAGGTTGCGCGCGACGACCCCGGCGCGGCAACTGCCACCCCCGTTGACCTTGTATCGCGCATCGCCATGGCCTGGTATGACAGCCTGAACCAGGTCACGGCCCACGGCTTTGATGCCATCCCCGAGCGCTATGCCCATGTGGATGCCTTGGCCGGCCAACACATCAATGTGCTCGACGATGGCCGCATCCTGCAGGCTGGCATTGCCTGCGGCGTGAACACGTTTGGGCAACTGATGTTGCGCACGCCGTCCGAAGAAATACCGATCTCCATCGGCGAGATCTCGGTCCGACCACAGACGGCGCTGCCATGA
- a CDS encoding type III pantothenate kinase has protein sequence MKLLLDLGNTRIKAGWIVSQSGQREDRALAFAHADLKQLRTWLREIAAGPTAATAALGVNVAGSALAHALDEMLAEELGIPIRWVCSSASAGGILNAYTQPQQLGADRWVAMIGMAQRALARPVLLATFGTATTIDTLGLDNRQHDTMPTFRGGLIFPGPALMRSSLAAGTANLPAADGAVAPYPTDTHQAISTGIAAAQAGALLRQWRVGLSHYGQAPQVYVSGGGWPMVQEEVQRLLSRARSDLGMPPENAGFIASPVLDGLARLASDASLMRDCKT, from the coding sequence ATGAAACTGCTTTTGGACCTGGGCAACACGCGCATCAAGGCCGGATGGATCGTATCCCAATCGGGGCAGCGCGAAGATCGGGCGCTGGCATTCGCCCATGCCGACCTGAAACAACTGCGGACCTGGCTACGCGAAATCGCCGCCGGGCCAACCGCCGCCACAGCCGCGCTGGGCGTCAATGTAGCCGGATCGGCATTGGCGCATGCGCTGGACGAGATGCTGGCTGAAGAACTGGGCATACCCATACGCTGGGTGTGCAGCAGCGCATCGGCCGGCGGGATCCTCAACGCCTATACCCAGCCCCAGCAATTGGGCGCAGACCGCTGGGTTGCCATGATAGGTATGGCGCAGCGCGCCCTTGCGCGGCCCGTCCTGCTTGCCACCTTTGGCACCGCCACCACCATCGACACGCTTGGGCTGGACAACAGGCAGCACGACACCATGCCAACCTTCAGGGGCGGTCTGATCTTTCCCGGCCCCGCCTTGATGCGTTCATCGCTGGCGGCCGGCACCGCCAATTTGCCTGCGGCAGACGGCGCCGTCGCGCCTTATCCGACGGACACCCATCAGGCGATCAGCACCGGCATCGCGGCCGCGCAGGCGGGGGCCTTGTTGCGTCAGTGGCGTGTAGGCTTGTCGCATTATGGCCAGGCGCCACAGGTCTATGTGTCGGGCGGCGGCTGGCCGATGGTTCAGGAAGAAGTGCAGCGCCTGTTGTCCCGGGCACGCAGCGATCTGGGCATGCCGCCTGAGAATGCGGGCTTCATCGCTTCACCGGTACTGGATGGGCTGGCGCGGCTGGCCAGCGATGCCAGCCTCATGCGCGATTGCAAGACCTGA
- the galU gene encoding UTP--glucose-1-phosphate uridylyltransferase GalU yields MKPIRKAVFPVAGLGTRFLPATKAMPKEMLPIVDKPLIQYAVEEAIAAGITDLIFITGRNKRAIEDHFDSVPELEAQLEAKGKHDLLEIVRNVIPSNVNCIYTRQPAPLGLGHAVLCAAPIVGNEPFVVLLADDLIDAKTSVTQQLVEAAHCQNGSVIAIQDVEREHTDRYGVISGDAVNDKTMRMTGIVEKPAPADAPTTLAVVGRYVLEPEIFEHLRQTQAGVGGEIQLTDGIASLLQARAVFGLQYEGVRYDCGSKEGFFQATLELGRKYHGL; encoded by the coding sequence ATGAAGCCAATTCGCAAAGCTGTTTTCCCCGTTGCGGGCCTGGGCACCCGATTTCTTCCGGCCACCAAGGCCATGCCCAAAGAAATGCTTCCCATCGTCGACAAGCCGCTGATTCAGTATGCCGTCGAGGAAGCCATCGCTGCCGGCATCACCGATCTTATCTTCATCACCGGACGCAACAAGCGGGCTATCGAAGACCATTTCGATAGCGTGCCCGAACTGGAAGCGCAACTGGAGGCCAAGGGCAAACACGACTTGCTGGAGATCGTCCGCAATGTCATCCCCAGTAATGTGAATTGCATCTATACGCGCCAACCTGCGCCATTGGGGCTAGGCCATGCGGTGCTGTGCGCGGCCCCCATCGTGGGCAATGAGCCTTTTGTGGTCCTGCTTGCTGACGACTTGATCGACGCCAAAACATCGGTCACCCAGCAACTGGTCGAGGCGGCGCATTGCCAGAACGGCAGTGTCATCGCCATCCAGGACGTCGAACGCGAGCACACTGACCGCTACGGCGTTATTTCCGGCGACGCCGTCAACGACAAGACCATGCGCATGACCGGCATCGTCGAGAAGCCGGCCCCGGCCGACGCGCCGACGACGCTGGCTGTGGTCGGGCGCTACGTGCTCGAACCGGAGATCTTCGAGCATCTGCGTCAAACCCAGGCCGGCGTTGGCGGCGAAATTCAACTGACGGACGGCATTGCCAGCCTGCTGCAAGCGCGAGCGGTGTTCGGACTGCAGTATGAGGGCGTGCGTTACGACTGCGGTAGCAAAGAGGGCTTCTTCCAGGCCACGCTAGAGCTGGGCCGCAAATACCACGGGCTTTGA
- a CDS encoding RNA-guided endonuclease InsQ/TnpB family protein, whose amino-acid sequence MQRLQAFKYELMPNGRQQRQMRRFVGSCRFVFNRALALQKQRHEQGEKKLGYARLCKELTAWKRQAETAWLSDTPSQSLQQALKDLERAYVNFFEKRADFPRFKKKGQSDRFRYPQGIKLDQANSQIFLPKLGWLRYRNSRTVLGTVKNVTVSLSGGKWFVSIQTEREVEQPLPQSTTAVGIDMGIARFATLSDGSHFEPLNSFKRHETALRKAQQAMSRKTKFSNNWKKAKTRVQKIHSRVKNARRDYLHKATTTISQNHAMVCIEDLQVRNMSQSAAGNTDAPGKNVRAKSGLNKAILDQGWFEFRRQLDYKLAWNGGYLIAVPPQNTSRTCPACGHGSKDNRQTQAQFACMGCGFEENADLVGAINVLRAGHARFACEVSGAVRPPAAGTRRGESAPVG is encoded by the coding sequence ATGCAACGCCTCCAAGCCTTCAAATATGAACTGATGCCCAACGGTCGGCAACAACGGCAAATGCGTCGTTTTGTCGGTTCGTGTCGGTTTGTCTTCAACAGGGCGCTGGCATTGCAGAAGCAACGCCACGAGCAAGGCGAAAAAAAGCTTGGCTATGCGCGGTTGTGCAAGGAACTGACCGCCTGGAAAAGGCAGGCTGAAACCGCTTGGTTGTCAGACACGCCCAGTCAATCCTTGCAGCAGGCGCTGAAAGATCTGGAACGTGCTTACGTCAACTTCTTCGAGAAACGTGCCGACTTTCCGCGATTCAAGAAAAAGGGACAATCCGACCGCTTCCGTTATCCGCAGGGTATCAAACTCGACCAAGCCAATAGTCAGATTTTCCTACCCAAACTTGGCTGGCTGCGTTATCGCAACAGCCGGACAGTGCTGGGCACGGTGAAGAACGTCACCGTGAGCCTGTCGGGCGGTAAGTGGTTCGTGTCGATCCAGACTGAGCGCGAGGTCGAGCAGCCCTTGCCGCAGTCCACCACGGCAGTGGGCATCGACATGGGCATTGCTCGTTTCGCCACCTTGAGCGACGGCAGCCATTTCGAACCGCTCAACAGTTTCAAGCGGCATGAAACGGCGCTGCGCAAAGCGCAGCAGGCCATGAGCCGCAAAACCAAGTTCAGCAACAACTGGAAGAAAGCCAAAACCCGCGTCCAGAAAATCCATTCCCGCGTCAAGAACGCCCGCCGCGACTACCTGCACAAAGCCACGACCACGATCAGCCAAAACCACGCGATGGTGTGTATCGAGGATTTGCAGGTGCGCAACATGAGCCAGTCGGCGGCAGGCAACACCGATGCGCCGGGAAAGAACGTGCGGGCCAAGTCCGGCCTGAACAAAGCCATCCTCGACCAGGGCTGGTTCGAGTTCCGCCGCCAGCTGGACTACAAGCTGGCGTGGAACGGCGGTTATCTCATCGCAGTGCCGCCTCAGAACACCAGTCGAACCTGTCCAGCTTGTGGGCATGGGTCGAAGGACAATCGCCAGACGCAAGCGCAGTTCGCTTGCATGGGGTGCGGCTTCGAGGAAAACGCCGATCTGGTCGGCGCGATCAATGTTCTAAGGGCGGGACACGCCCGGTTCGCCTGTGAAGTGAGTGGTGCAGTCAGGCCGCCAGCAGCAGGAACCCGTCGAGGTGAGTCAGCCCCGGTGGGCTGA
- a CDS encoding 3-deoxy-D-manno-octulosonic acid transferase: MNRFIYTALIRLLSPGLLGWMALRARRSGGQWDVCGGARFGHYRQPSPLRSPVWVHAVSLGEMRAAQPLVQALLDGGDSVLLTHMTVTGKDEGARAFASAIAEGRLIQQWLPYDFPGSTRRFMAHYRPRAGVLVEREVWPNLIASAKQCKVPMMLASARFSDNALRSSLRAGSIMQEAYGSFSAIFAQTLQDAQRLEQAGASAVRVSGNFKFDVSLPADKVKRGQQFAASLSRKVIVIASTREGEDDLFIRAISRQLKRARTQGTDLSERVLFCIIPRHPQRFDEAADKLREAGLPFTRRSALIEAGDCSSTALHTCGDAAVLLGDTLGEMAWYYGLCQVAIVAGSFEPLGGQNLIEACAVGRPVIVGPHTRNFEQAVADALHEGAALRVADAPAAVQAALQLIDDAQRMSRMSDAATHWVQKHTGAVARVVAGLNEIGK, from the coding sequence TTGAACCGTTTCATTTACACCGCGCTTATCCGATTGTTGTCGCCCGGCCTGTTGGGCTGGATGGCATTGCGTGCGCGTCGTTCCGGAGGGCAGTGGGATGTATGCGGCGGCGCGCGCTTCGGGCACTATCGACAGCCCAGTCCGCTGCGCTCGCCGGTGTGGGTGCACGCCGTAAGCCTGGGCGAGATGCGCGCGGCACAGCCGCTGGTGCAGGCTTTGCTGGATGGCGGCGACAGCGTTCTGCTGACGCACATGACGGTCACGGGTAAAGATGAGGGCGCGCGCGCCTTCGCGTCGGCCATCGCCGAGGGCAGGTTGATTCAGCAGTGGCTGCCTTACGACTTTCCGGGCAGCACGCGGCGTTTCATGGCGCATTACCGGCCGCGCGCCGGGGTGTTGGTTGAACGCGAGGTCTGGCCCAACCTGATTGCGTCGGCAAAGCAGTGCAAGGTACCGATGATGCTGGCCAGCGCCCGGTTTTCGGATAATGCCTTGCGCAGCAGCTTGCGCGCCGGCAGCATCATGCAAGAGGCCTATGGCAGTTTCTCCGCCATCTTTGCGCAGACCCTGCAAGATGCTCAGCGGCTGGAGCAGGCCGGCGCCAGCGCGGTACGAGTCTCGGGCAACTTCAAGTTCGATGTTTCCTTGCCGGCTGACAAGGTCAAGCGCGGACAGCAGTTCGCCGCCAGCCTGTCTCGCAAGGTCATCGTCATTGCCAGCACCCGTGAGGGCGAGGACGATCTGTTTATCCGTGCCATCAGCCGGCAATTGAAGCGTGCACGCACCCAAGGCACAGACTTGTCCGAGCGGGTTTTATTCTGCATTATTCCGCGACACCCGCAGCGCTTCGACGAGGCGGCCGACAAGCTGCGCGAGGCAGGCTTGCCATTTACGCGTCGCTCAGCACTGATCGAGGCGGGCGATTGCAGTTCGACGGCCTTGCACACCTGCGGAGACGCAGCCGTGCTGCTGGGAGATACCTTGGGCGAAATGGCCTGGTACTACGGCTTGTGCCAGGTGGCCATCGTGGCCGGCAGTTTCGAGCCCTTGGGCGGCCAAAACCTGATCGAAGCCTGCGCGGTCGGTCGGCCGGTCATCGTCGGACCGCATACCCGCAATTTTGAACAGGCTGTGGCCGATGCCTTGCATGAGGGCGCTGCGCTGCGCGTGGCTGATGCGCCAGCCGCCGTTCAGGCGGCCTTGCAACTGATAGACGATGCGCAACGCATGAGCCGCATGAGCGACGCGGCCACGCACTGGGTGCAAAAACATACGGGTGCGGTGGCCCGCGTTGTTGCCGGCCTGAACGAAATCGGGAAATAA
- the waaC gene encoding lipopolysaccharide heptosyltransferase I, translating into MTKKILIVRTSSLGDLVHMLPAISDIALHVPGAQIDWIVEEGFAEIPAWHPAVNEVIPVAHRRWRKHWWSAETRAARTALRNNLGARQYDIVLDMQALMKSVWLVRQTQGVRHGLDRQSAREPLASLFYHVKHTVNFWQPAVTRQRELAAAALGYTYTGKPDFGLEAITDGVEIQPYAVIMPSASRDDKLWPEDDWQRVFERLHEHDLDLKLLSGSPEETKRAQSLVAGNSRAQVLPRMSLTEVAGVLAGARIMVGLDSGLTHLCAGLGRPTIGIYKASTPVRTPLEGPAYTASLGERGSAPSAETVLSAVEQALAFDESTHRSIGNHS; encoded by the coding sequence ATGACAAAAAAGATCCTGATTGTCCGCACGTCTTCGCTGGGCGACCTGGTGCACATGTTGCCGGCCATATCGGACATTGCCTTGCATGTGCCGGGCGCCCAGATCGACTGGATCGTCGAAGAGGGCTTTGCCGAGATCCCCGCCTGGCATCCTGCCGTCAACGAAGTGATACCCGTGGCACACCGCCGCTGGCGCAAGCATTGGTGGTCGGCAGAAACCCGCGCAGCCCGGACCGCATTGCGCAACAACCTGGGTGCCCGGCAATATGACATCGTGCTGGACATGCAGGCGCTGATGAAGTCGGTGTGGCTGGTTCGACAAACGCAGGGGGTACGCCACGGGCTGGACAGGCAATCGGCCCGTGAGCCGCTGGCCTCCTTGTTCTACCATGTAAAGCATACTGTCAATTTTTGGCAGCCGGCGGTCACGCGACAGCGCGAATTGGCTGCCGCCGCGTTGGGTTACACCTATACCGGCAAGCCGGACTTTGGCCTGGAGGCGATTACGGACGGGGTCGAAATCCAGCCCTATGCGGTGATCATGCCTTCGGCCAGTCGTGATGACAAGCTGTGGCCGGAGGATGATTGGCAGCGGGTATTCGAACGCTTGCACGAGCATGATCTGGACCTGAAACTGTTGTCGGGCAGCCCTGAGGAAACCAAACGCGCGCAAAGCCTGGTGGCGGGCAACAGCAGGGCGCAGGTTTTGCCCCGCATGAGCCTGACGGAAGTGGCTGGCGTGCTGGCCGGCGCCCGCATCATGGTCGGCCTCGATAGCGGCCTGACGCATTTGTGCGCTGGGCTGGGTCGTCCTACTATAGGTATCTACAAGGCCTCCACGCCGGTGCGCACACCGCTGGAAGGGCCTGCTTATACCGCCAGCCTGGGCGAGCGCGGCAGTGCGCCGTCCGCAGAAACAGTCCTCAGTGCAGTAGAGCAGGCGCTGGCGTTCGACGAATCGACCCATCGATCCATTGGCAATCATTCTTGA
- a CDS encoding DMT family transporter has protein sequence MIKQAAVSSSKSSSAVKTAPAYGVTRPILGISLVVLAAWALSGLDASGKWIMGAGVSLLMLCWVRYVVHLLLVLALVMPSRGLGVFRCLRPGAQLARGSIMLLATLSFFTTLRYLPQAEATAINFLAPLIMLAVAPWVLKEPARLSRWVAAGVGFLGVLIIVRPSAGLDPIGTAFGLLTACMMAAQYIATRRVAVDDPFTTLVWSGAVGSVVLTIALPFILPDALPFLATLNGWHWFVLISTGFWGAAGHLLQIQAYRFAPASMLAPFVYLQIISAAALGWLIWGQFPDALSWLGVAVICASGITIGMVEWRGRKL, from the coding sequence ATGATAAAGCAAGCAGCGGTATCCAGTTCCAAATCTTCATCGGCCGTCAAGACGGCGCCTGCCTACGGCGTAACGCGACCGATACTGGGCATCAGCCTGGTAGTGTTGGCGGCCTGGGCCCTGTCCGGTCTGGACGCCAGCGGCAAATGGATAATGGGCGCCGGCGTATCGTTGTTGATGCTGTGCTGGGTGCGTTATGTTGTGCACCTGCTGCTGGTGCTGGCGCTGGTGATGCCCTCGCGTGGGCTGGGCGTATTTCGTTGCCTGCGCCCGGGGGCGCAGTTGGCCCGCGGTTCCATCATGCTGCTGGCCACGCTGTCGTTCTTCACCACGCTGCGCTACCTGCCACAGGCCGAGGCCACCGCCATCAATTTTCTGGCGCCCTTGATCATGCTGGCTGTCGCGCCCTGGGTCCTTAAAGAACCGGCGCGGCTGTCGCGCTGGGTGGCCGCCGGCGTCGGGTTTTTGGGTGTGCTGATTATCGTCAGGCCCAGTGCCGGGCTCGACCCCATAGGCACTGCATTTGGTTTGCTTACCGCCTGCATGATGGCGGCGCAGTATATTGCCACGCGGCGTGTGGCCGTGGACGATCCGTTTACGACCCTGGTCTGGAGCGGTGCCGTTGGCAGCGTGGTGCTGACTATCGCCCTGCCTTTCATCCTGCCCGATGCTTTGCCTTTTCTGGCGACCTTGAACGGCTGGCACTGGTTTGTGCTGATCTCGACGGGGTTCTGGGGTGCGGCAGGGCATTTGCTGCAGATACAAGCCTACCGGTTTGCGCCGGCCTCGATGCTGGCGCCTTTTGTCTATTTGCAGATTATCAGCGCTGCGGCGCTGGGTTGGCTGATCTGGGGCCAGTTTCCCGATGCCTTGTCGTGGTTGGGCGTAGCAGTCATTTGCGCCAGCGGCATCACCATCGGCATGGTGGAATGGAGAGGTCGTAAATTATAA
- a CDS encoding gamma carbonic anhydrase family protein, with the protein MTCYQLGQFAPQIHESAFIAAEATLIGQVELQAQTSVWPGAVIRGDNEPIVIGKGSNIQEGAVLHTDPGCPLNLGQGVTVGHQAMLHGCTVGDGSLIGIQAVVMNNAVIGKDCLVGAGAIVTEGKVFADRSLVLGAPAKVVRTLSDDEVANLRRNAQSYVTRAAQYKSDLVAL; encoded by the coding sequence ATGACCTGTTATCAGTTGGGCCAGTTTGCCCCCCAAATCCACGAGTCTGCTTTCATCGCGGCCGAAGCCACGCTGATCGGCCAGGTCGAACTGCAAGCCCAGACCAGCGTATGGCCGGGCGCCGTCATACGCGGCGACAACGAGCCCATCGTGATCGGCAAGGGAAGCAATATCCAGGAAGGTGCCGTGTTGCATACCGACCCGGGGTGCCCACTAAATTTGGGGCAGGGGGTTACGGTGGGCCATCAGGCCATGCTGCATGGCTGCACTGTGGGCGACGGCTCGTTAATTGGCATTCAGGCCGTGGTAATGAATAATGCGGTCATCGGCAAAGACTGCCTGGTCGGCGCCGGAGCCATCGTCACGGAAGGCAAGGTGTTTGCGGACAGATCATTAGTGCTGGGCGCGCCTGCCAAGGTCGTACGTACCCTTAGCGACGACGAAGTCGCCAACCTGAGGCGCAATGCTCAAAGCTATGTAACGCGCGCCGCGCAATACAAGTCTGATCTTGTTGCCCTGTAG
- a CDS encoding autotransporter outer membrane beta-barrel domain-containing protein, with product MTIHHVSPRPLEVCCMQHKRLGWAILLAGLACLIWAETTTAQMQILTPDGTTLHLAGTISNADTTGLGLAKYGLGTLVLSGNNTYGGNTLLYEGTLQVAGNSALGNHTLDIFQGTSLSYAAGATLYNPMQLRPHPDPTSTPPSDSIHWLVASGAATQAGTANGSVPVIKQGAGTLYLMGFGFNTALTTVAQGTLAVGNFMAGPVQVNAGARLAGPGIIQQITVQPGGTLAPGMAPGDIGTLMVIGDLNLHSGAVLEADVDAHGRADLVQVLGIARLNGQVRAMAQAGPWQPHTDYTLLHAAGGLDDTRFTSVSSNMSFLTPSLSYDAQHVYLRLDRNDTPLDEVADTPTEKEVADAIDTEDNPDVYDKVIVMDKDQAKEAYRQLSGSWHASVLSGIVEDSRFVRQAALFNTPRGLVDHGPSGRRSWGQAFHSDGHRQDDKGAPTDKRKLNGLVLGVSHPISDSLHANAYIGMQDSQMRRDRAMATARVSTLHAGAALGGNWAGAAWAVGAAHSWHRIQSHRNLAVAGLRDALSSGYRGRTMQGFAELVAPVRWMASALQSLSAEPQRLLVEPTLAPFARVAWVHSQLGEHTEDGGSAALAMRTARSSVIFSKVGLQASHPVHMPGGEATIKAELAWRHAGGGTDTVSRQAFRDGITRREFISYGHPVARQAWSLQLGLDATWHKHRRLIVGYAGQYATGRQDHGARLTLNWGF from the coding sequence ATGACGATCCATCATGTATCGCCACGGCCGCTGGAAGTATGTTGTATGCAGCACAAGCGCCTTGGCTGGGCAATATTGCTTGCTGGCCTGGCGTGTTTAATCTGGGCAGAGACCACGACCGCACAGATGCAGATTCTCACTCCCGACGGGACCACACTGCACCTTGCGGGCACCATATCGAATGCAGACACTACAGGCTTGGGGTTGGCCAAGTACGGCCTGGGCACCCTGGTGCTGTCCGGCAATAACACCTATGGCGGCAATACGCTGCTATATGAAGGCACCTTGCAAGTTGCGGGCAACAGCGCCTTGGGCAATCACACGCTGGATATTTTCCAGGGCACAAGTTTGAGCTATGCAGCGGGCGCTACGCTATACAACCCCATGCAGTTACGCCCGCATCCCGACCCCACATCAACGCCACCATCCGACAGCATTCATTGGCTGGTGGCGTCGGGCGCCGCCACCCAGGCCGGCACTGCCAACGGCAGCGTACCGGTCATCAAGCAAGGGGCGGGCACCCTATACCTGATGGGTTTCGGCTTTAACACCGCCCTGACCACCGTGGCGCAAGGAACCCTGGCCGTGGGCAACTTCATGGCGGGGCCGGTACAGGTCAATGCCGGTGCCCGCCTGGCCGGCCCAGGCATCATCCAGCAGATAACCGTACAACCGGGCGGCACGCTGGCCCCTGGCATGGCGCCCGGCGACATCGGCACGTTAATGGTCATCGGCGACTTGAACCTGCATAGCGGCGCCGTTCTGGAAGCGGATGTCGATGCACACGGCCGGGCCGACCTGGTTCAGGTGCTGGGGATTGCAAGATTGAACGGGCAGGTGCGCGCAATGGCCCAGGCCGGGCCGTGGCAGCCCCACACCGACTACACCTTGCTGCATGCGGCGGGCGGCCTGGATGACACCCGCTTTACCTCAGTCAGCAGCAATATGAGCTTCCTGACCCCCAGCCTCTCGTACGACGCCCAGCACGTCTATTTGCGGCTGGACCGCAACGACACGCCGCTGGATGAGGTTGCCGATACGCCGACTGAAAAAGAGGTGGCCGATGCCATCGACACCGAAGACAATCCGGATGTCTATGACAAGGTCATCGTCATGGACAAGGACCAGGCAAAAGAAGCCTACCGGCAGCTTTCGGGCAGTTGGCACGCCTCGGTGTTGTCCGGCATAGTGGAAGACAGTCGCTTCGTACGCCAGGCCGCGTTGTTTAATACGCCCCGGGGGTTGGTCGACCACGGGCCATCAGGTCGACGGTCCTGGGGCCAGGCTTTCCATTCCGATGGCCATCGTCAAGACGACAAAGGCGCACCGACGGACAAGCGCAAGCTTAATGGCCTGGTGCTGGGGGTCTCGCACCCCATTAGCGACAGCTTGCATGCCAACGCCTACATCGGCATGCAAGACAGCCAGATGCGGCGGGACCGGGCCATGGCCACGGCACGGGTGTCCACGCTACATGCCGGTGCGGCCTTGGGCGGTAACTGGGCCGGCGCTGCGTGGGCGGTCGGCGCGGCCCATAGCTGGCACCGCATTCAAAGCCATCGCAATCTTGCCGTGGCCGGCCTGCGCGATGCCCTGTCCAGCGGCTACCGCGGGCGGACCATGCAGGGGTTTGCTGAACTCGTGGCGCCCGTGCGCTGGATGGCATCAGCCTTGCAATCGCTAAGCGCCGAACCACAGCGATTGCTGGTTGAGCCCACGCTGGCACCGTTCGCTCGTGTGGCCTGGGTGCATAGCCAGTTGGGCGAGCACACTGAGGACGGTGGATCGGCAGCTCTGGCCATGCGCACTGCGCGCAGTAGTGTGATTTTTTCAAAAGTGGGCTTACAGGCCAGCCATCCCGTACACATGCCAGGCGGCGAAGCCACCATCAAGGCCGAGCTGGCATGGCGGCATGCGGGCGGTGGCACCGACACGGTCTCACGCCAGGCCTTCCGAGATGGCATCACGCGACGAGAGTTCATTTCTTATGGTCATCCCGTGGCACGCCAGGCCTGGTCGCTGCAGCTGGGCCTGGATGCCACCTGGCATAAACACCGGCGACTCATCGTCGGCTATGCCGGCCAATACGCCACCGGTCGTCAAGATCACGGCGCACGACTTACCTTGAACTGGGGCTTTTAA
- a CDS encoding glycosyltransferase family 25 protein — protein sequence MPSPPIFVISLPTAAERRAFMHRQLQSLNLPYEIVDAVHGAKSPDHALFGRYNDGKRARRRGPDASLRLSQLGCFASHYLLWERCVELEEPIIVLEDDAIVLPEFMAFYQHAERFADGYGLVWLQPSRKARRQAGQVLEHIGPFAIKKFAKGFSGTTGYLLTPRAARLLLDYSVEWLYPVDNTMDRFFEHKVEAIGLDPVCITQDDDFESSINIPDAGSRRCLADSLRREAYSLKDAAARNWHNLSFAVRSRLGLRR from the coding sequence ATGCCATCACCCCCCATCTTCGTCATCAGTTTGCCCACGGCAGCCGAGCGACGCGCGTTCATGCACAGGCAGCTTCAATCGCTGAATCTGCCCTATGAGATCGTGGACGCGGTGCATGGCGCCAAATCGCCAGATCACGCGCTGTTCGGCAGATACAACGACGGAAAGCGCGCGCGGCGGCGGGGTCCGGATGCCTCCTTGCGATTGTCGCAACTGGGCTGCTTTGCCAGCCATTATCTGCTGTGGGAGCGATGCGTCGAGCTTGAAGAACCCATCATTGTGCTGGAGGACGATGCCATCGTGCTTCCCGAGTTCATGGCGTTTTATCAGCATGCCGAGCGTTTTGCCGATGGCTACGGCCTCGTATGGTTGCAGCCCAGCCGGAAGGCGCGCCGGCAGGCCGGGCAGGTGCTCGAGCATATCGGGCCGTTTGCCATCAAGAAGTTTGCCAAGGGCTTTTCGGGCACCACGGGCTACTTGCTGACTCCCCGTGCTGCGCGGCTTTTGCTGGACTATTCAGTCGAGTGGCTTTACCCCGTAGACAACACCATGGACCGCTTTTTCGAGCATAAGGTAGAAGCCATCGGCCTGGATCCGGTCTGCATTACCCAGGACGACGACTTTGAGTCCTCTATCAATATTCCCGACGCAGGTTCCAGGCGCTGTCTGGCCGACAGCTTGCGGCGCGAGGCATACAGCTTGAAGGACGCCGCAGCTCGCAACTGGCACAACCTGTCATTCGCGGTCAGATCACGCCTGGGCCTGCGGCGTTAG